The following are encoded together in the Coffea arabica cultivar ET-39 chromosome 1c, Coffea Arabica ET-39 HiFi, whole genome shotgun sequence genome:
- the LOC113728982 gene encoding protein DOUBLE-STRAND BREAK FORMATION-like isoform X1: protein MSNEVSRQISLFSTQMQNRIFGDGTIAILESLLASKDVKSSLEIRSALKEFMRHESLSIIREITEKSVENKLLIADFLIRAFVLIGDVESCLALRYEALLLRDEKASSDTRLEVSYHEWLTLAEQLFDNGFYSAATKTCERALLCIQMDNGICTEDDDCFNCEHAFENIKRLKDAAIILAASQTGTNRVQVQASEYMKKKINQQLKQQESICTETYSSGSTLFRNGIKRRNLRKLQEHQCL, encoded by the exons ATGTCCAACGAAGTCTCGCGGCAAATCTCCCTCTTTAGCACCCAAATGCAAAATCGAAT ATTCGGCGACGGAACCATTGCAATTCTGGAATCGCTTCTAGCTTCCAAGGACGTCAAATCGTCACTAGAAATCCGATCAGCTTTGAAAGAGTTTATGAGACACGAATCGCTCAGCATTATTCGAGAAATCACTGAGAAGTCCGTCGAGAATAAGCTACTGATCGCTGATTTTCTCATTCGTGCTTTCGTTCTCATTGGTGACGTGGAG AGTTGCTTGGCCCTGAGATATGAGGCATTGCTACTGCGAGATGAAAAGGCATCTAGTGACACAAGGCTAGAGGTTTCATACCACGAGTGGCTCACATTAGCCGAGCAATTGTTTGATAATGGTTTTTATTCCGCTGCAACAAAG ACATGTGAGAGAGCACTTTTATGCATTCAGATGGACAACGGGATTTGCACTGAAGATGATGACTGCTTTAATTGTGAGCATGCTTTTGAGAATATTAAGAGACTCAAGGATGCTGCTATCATATTAGCTGCTTCACAAACTGGTACAAACCGAG TTCAGGTTCAGGCAAGTGAatacatgaaaaagaaaattaatcagCAGCTGAAACAACAAGAGTCCATTTGCACTGAGACGTATTCTTCAGGAAGCACTCTGTTCAGAAATGGAATTAAAAGACGGAATTTACGAAAATTGCAGGAACACCAATGTCTATAG
- the LOC113728982 gene encoding protein DOUBLE-STRAND BREAK FORMATION-like isoform X2 has product MSNEVSRQISLFSTQMQNRIFGDGTIAILESLLASKDVKSSLEIRSALKEFMRHESLSIIREITEKSVENKLLIADFLIRAFVLIGDVESCLALRYEALLLRDEKASSDTRLEVSYHEWLTLAEQLFDNGFYSAATKTCERALLCIQMDNGICTEDDDCFNCEHAFENIKRLKDAAIILAASQTGTNRGSGK; this is encoded by the exons ATGTCCAACGAAGTCTCGCGGCAAATCTCCCTCTTTAGCACCCAAATGCAAAATCGAAT ATTCGGCGACGGAACCATTGCAATTCTGGAATCGCTTCTAGCTTCCAAGGACGTCAAATCGTCACTAGAAATCCGATCAGCTTTGAAAGAGTTTATGAGACACGAATCGCTCAGCATTATTCGAGAAATCACTGAGAAGTCCGTCGAGAATAAGCTACTGATCGCTGATTTTCTCATTCGTGCTTTCGTTCTCATTGGTGACGTGGAG AGTTGCTTGGCCCTGAGATATGAGGCATTGCTACTGCGAGATGAAAAGGCATCTAGTGACACAAGGCTAGAGGTTTCATACCACGAGTGGCTCACATTAGCCGAGCAATTGTTTGATAATGGTTTTTATTCCGCTGCAACAAAG ACATGTGAGAGAGCACTTTTATGCATTCAGATGGACAACGGGATTTGCACTGAAGATGATGACTGCTTTAATTGTGAGCATGCTTTTGAGAATATTAAGAGACTCAAGGATGCTGCTATCATATTAGCTGCTTCACAAACTGGTACAAACCGAG GTTCAGGCAAGTGA
- the LOC113731012 gene encoding protein FLC EXPRESSOR: MAGRNHPYSRQQHRRSSIDGPRVLHQGLQRPHPAALIEAQQREIQALLLDNQRLAATHVALKQELAVADQELRHLSSTAVSVKANTDARVHEVYERSLKTEAELRSIDELGADLSQVKTDIQKMTADRKEFTSKLRELNEELVLAHSELDQLPAIQEEIQAMRQEIKRGRAAIEYEKKMHATNLEQSQIIEKNMISMAHEIEKLHAELANAEKRARAAAAASTAATPAPGYASVYSDAVYGGNLYSDHYPMQQVQGGINVSTQYGPGGVPHGTSAPYDIQWSNVHR, encoded by the exons ATGGCCGGACGAAATCATCCTTACTCAAGACAACAGCATCGTCGTTCTTCAATTGACGGACCCCGAGTTCTCCACCAAGGCCTTCAGCGACCTCACCCTGCCGCTCTAATCGAGGCCCAACAGCGGGAGATCCAAGCTCTCCTCCTCGACAACCAGCGCTTGGCCGCCACCCACGTGGCACTCAAGCAGGAGTTGGCCGTCGCCGACCAGGAGCTCCGCCACCTCTCTTCCACAGCCGTCAGCGTCAAGGCCAATACCGATGCTCGGGTGCACGAGGTTTACGAGAGGTCGCTCAAAACCGAGGCGGAGCTCCGCTCGATTGATGAACTCGGTGCTGATTTGTCTCAGGTAAAAACTGATATTCAGAAAATGACGGCCGACCGTAAAGAATTCACGTCAAAGCTGCGTGAACTCAACGAAGAGCTCGTGTTGGCCCACTCTGAATTGGACCAATTGCCTGCGATCCAAGAGGAAATTCAGGCCATGCGTCAGGAAATAAAAAGAGGAAG GGCGGCTATTGAATATGAGAAGAAGATGCACGCCACTAACCTTGAACAGAGCCAGATTATAGAGAAAAATATGATATCTATGGCTCATGAAATTGAAAAACTGCATGCTGAGCTTGCAAATGCAGAAAAGCGAGCAAGGGCAGCAGCTGCAGCATCCACTGCAGCTACTCCAG CTCCTGGTTATGCGTCTGTCTACTCTGATGCTGTATATGGTGGGAACTTGTATTCGGACCACTACCCAATGCAGCAG GTTCAAGGTGGTATTAATGTCAGTACTCAGTACGGCCCTGGAGGAGTGCCTCATGGAACTAGTGCGCCTTATGACATTCAATGGTCAAATGTACATAGATAG
- the LOC113729054 gene encoding LOB domain-containing protein 12, translated as MGGSSPCASCKLLRRRCAKDCIFAPYFPPDDPHKFAIVHKVFGASNVSKMLQELPVQQRADAVGSLVYEANARMRDPVYGCVGAISYLQNQVSQLQMQLAVAQAEILCIQMQQQEPAALPTQLDVPDEKSLLLSTSTFNNLQPYLSFASSSTVMQDPLKRESLWT; from the exons ATGGGAGGAAGCTCACCCTGTGCTTCCTGCAAATTGTTGCGGCGTCGCTGCGCCAAAGACTGCATTTTTGCACCCTATTTTCCTCCTGATGATCCTCATAAGTTTGCCATTGTCCACAAGGTTTTCGGCGCTAGCAACGTCAGCAAGATGTTGCAg GAGCTTCCTGTTCAGCAGCGAGCAGATGCAGTAGGCAGTCTAGTATATGAAGCAAATGCAAGAATGAGAGACCCAGTCTACGGGTGCGTAGGTGCTATCTCCTATCTGCAGAATCAAGTTTCCCAGTTACAAATGCAGTTAGCAGTGGCTCAAGCAGAGATACTGTGTATCCAGATGCAGCAACAGGAGCCTGCAGCCTTGCCAACTCAACTGGACGTCCCGGATGAGAAGTCGCTTCTCTTATCCACTAGCACCTTCAATAACCTACAACCGTATCTCAGCTTTGCTTCTTCTAGCACTGTAATGCAAGACCCTCTTAAGAGGGAGTCTCTTTGGACATAA
- the LOC113731024 gene encoding uncharacterized protein produces MRIKTLSTSLKKEEMRVPAEISASSVTSSSSNEEENPKRESNIRVHAKKETDLMDELDYCTNLHNIQDDDDAENLQVQEEQDIAYGQLINYWGCLMPPAWDGLVIKDDEEAGDNDIIDGRENHSRSTLDDMRFTIKKEAECGLLEDDDDDDDDDDDDDDDEKKLSLNLSLNYQEVLDAWSDRTLCADESSSIFVSANNAYVRMGEVPVIEDERRRREASVLRYKEKRQTRLFSKKIRYQVRKLNADKRPRFKGRFVKRVAEEMHK; encoded by the exons ATGAGGATAAAAACTTTGTCAACAAGtttaaagaaagaagaaatgcGAGTACCTGCAGAGATCAGTGCCAGTAGTGTTACTAGTAGTAGTTCTAATGAAGAAGAGAACCCCAAAAGAGAGAGCAACATCCGCGTCCACGCCAAGAAAGAGACTGATCTTATGGATGAGCTCGACTACTGCACTAATCTCCACAACATCCAAGACGATGATGATGCAGAAAACCTCCAAGTTCAAGAGGAGCAGGATATCGCGTACGGTCAACTTATAAACTACTGGGGTTGTTTGATGCCTCCTGCTTGGGATGGTTTAGTTATCAAAGATGATGAAGAGGCCGGAgataatgatattattgatGGAAGAGAGAACCATTCACGCAGCACGCTTGATGATATGCGGTTTACCATAAAGAAAGAGGCCGAGTGTGGGTTGCTGgaagatgatgatgacgacgacgacgacgacgacgatgatgatgatgatgagaaaAAGCTTTCTTTGAATCTGAGCTTAAACTATCAAGAGGTTTTGGATGCATGGTCCGACCGCACACTTTGCGCTGATGAATCTTCTTCAATCTTTGTTTCTGCAAATAATGCCTATGTTAGA ATGGGAGAGGTGCCGGTGATAGAAGACGAGAGGAGAAGAAGGGAAGCAAGTGTGCTGAGGTACAAAGAAAAACGCCAAACCAGATTGTTCTCCAAGAAGATAAGATATCAAGTTCGGAAGCTGAATGCAGATAAAAGACCAAGATTCAAG GGCCGTTTTGTGAAAAGGGTAGCCGAGGAGATGCACAAATGa